A window of Micrococcus endophyticus contains these coding sequences:
- the alaS gene encoding alanine--tRNA ligase, producing MKSQEIARRWIAFFESKGHQHVPSASLVSPDPSLLFTVAGMVPFIPYFLGEQTPPSPRAVSVQKCIRTADIEEVGKTVRHGTFFQMCGNFSFGDYFKEKAIPMAWELLTTSVEDGGYGLDPERLWVTVYEEDDEAARIWEESVGVRPERIQRMGKDDNYWNTGQPGPGGPCSEIFYDRGPEYGADGGPAADDTRYIEIWNLVFMQYRLSAVRSKDDFDVAGELENKNIDTGLGLERLAMLLQGVENMYETDQVRPVLDRAAELSGREYTSTEDPTDPHYEDDVRLRMVADHVRSALMLIGDGVRPGNEGRGYVLRRLIRRVIRALRLMGVTEPALPELLPVSRDAMKGTYPVVADEFERISRIAYAEEKAFLRTIVAGTARLDAAVGQARTAGGGIAGADAFELHDTYGFPIELTLEIAEEAGVAVDEAGFRALMAEQRDRARADAKAKKSGHTDTALYQRLRAEGQTHFTGYTEHTTESVVRGLLLDGEEVASASAGTELEVILDATPFYAESGGQAADTGLITGDGFRLEVLDVQAPVRGLSVHRVKVLDGEVPAGAEALGAIDLQRRLDGEKAHSGTHLVHAALHQVLGPEATQSGSFNKEGYLRFDFRWAESLSAGARSEVEDVVNIAIRDDHTVLTQEMSLEEARALGAMSLFGEKYGDRVRVVEIDGAWSRELCGGTHVGRTAQIGSLTLLGEQSVGSGNRRVEALVGLDSFRHLAAERTLVSELSEMFKAPAEELKDRIAASMDRLKAAEKQIAELQAKALQAQAGALAAQAQDVTTASGASVRVLAHHAGNVAGDQLRSLALDLRSRIESAGGNAVGTPVLVALTGEAKGRPLVVVATNEAARAAGLKAGAMVKTATGVLGGGGGGKDDVAQGGGQDVTRVGDALDAVVAAVRAA from the coding sequence ATGAAGTCCCAGGAGATCGCCCGCCGCTGGATCGCCTTCTTCGAGTCCAAGGGGCATCAGCACGTGCCCTCGGCGTCGCTCGTCTCGCCGGACCCGTCGCTGCTGTTCACGGTGGCCGGCATGGTTCCGTTCATCCCGTACTTCCTGGGCGAGCAGACCCCGCCGAGCCCCCGCGCCGTGTCCGTGCAGAAGTGCATCCGCACCGCGGACATCGAGGAGGTCGGCAAGACCGTGCGCCACGGCACCTTCTTCCAGATGTGCGGCAACTTCTCCTTCGGCGACTATTTCAAGGAGAAGGCGATCCCCATGGCCTGGGAGCTGCTGACCACGTCCGTGGAGGACGGCGGCTACGGCCTGGACCCGGAGCGCCTGTGGGTCACCGTCTACGAGGAGGACGACGAGGCCGCCCGCATCTGGGAGGAGTCCGTGGGGGTCCGCCCCGAGCGCATCCAGCGCATGGGCAAGGACGACAACTACTGGAACACCGGCCAGCCCGGCCCCGGCGGCCCCTGCTCGGAGATCTTCTACGACCGCGGCCCGGAGTACGGCGCCGACGGCGGCCCGGCCGCGGACGACACGCGCTACATCGAGATCTGGAACCTGGTGTTCATGCAGTACCGCCTCTCCGCGGTGCGCTCGAAGGACGACTTCGACGTGGCCGGCGAGCTGGAGAACAAGAACATCGACACCGGCCTCGGCCTCGAGCGCCTCGCGATGCTCCTGCAGGGCGTGGAGAACATGTACGAGACGGACCAGGTCCGCCCCGTGCTGGACCGCGCCGCCGAGCTCTCCGGCCGCGAGTACACCTCCACCGAGGACCCGACCGACCCGCACTACGAGGACGACGTGCGCCTGCGCATGGTGGCGGACCACGTCCGCTCGGCGCTGATGCTCATCGGCGACGGCGTGCGCCCCGGCAACGAGGGCCGCGGCTACGTGCTGCGCCGCCTGATCCGCCGCGTCATCCGGGCCCTGCGCCTGATGGGCGTGACGGAGCCGGCGCTGCCTGAGCTGCTGCCCGTCTCCCGCGACGCCATGAAGGGCACCTACCCCGTGGTCGCGGACGAGTTCGAGCGCATCTCCCGCATCGCCTACGCCGAGGAGAAGGCGTTCCTGCGCACCATCGTCGCCGGCACCGCGCGCCTGGACGCCGCGGTCGGCCAGGCCCGCACCGCGGGCGGCGGCATCGCCGGCGCGGACGCCTTCGAGCTGCACGACACCTACGGCTTCCCGATCGAGCTGACCCTGGAGATCGCCGAGGAGGCCGGCGTCGCCGTGGACGAGGCGGGCTTCCGCGCCCTGATGGCCGAGCAGCGCGACCGCGCCCGCGCGGACGCCAAGGCCAAGAAGTCCGGCCACACGGACACGGCGCTCTACCAGCGCCTGCGCGCCGAGGGGCAGACCCACTTCACCGGCTACACCGAGCACACCACGGAGTCCGTGGTGCGCGGCCTGCTGCTCGACGGCGAGGAGGTCGCCTCCGCCTCTGCAGGCACCGAGCTCGAGGTCATCCTCGACGCCACCCCGTTCTACGCCGAGTCCGGAGGCCAGGCCGCCGACACCGGCCTCATCACCGGCGACGGCTTCCGCCTCGAGGTGCTCGACGTGCAGGCGCCCGTGCGCGGCCTGTCCGTGCACCGGGTGAAGGTCCTCGACGGCGAGGTGCCCGCGGGCGCCGAGGCGCTCGGCGCGATCGACCTGCAGCGCCGCCTCGACGGCGAGAAGGCCCACTCCGGCACGCACCTCGTGCACGCGGCCCTGCACCAGGTCCTCGGCCCGGAGGCCACGCAGTCCGGCTCCTTCAACAAGGAGGGCTACCTGCGCTTCGACTTCCGCTGGGCCGAGTCGCTCTCGGCCGGGGCCCGCTCCGAGGTCGAGGACGTGGTGAACATCGCCATCCGCGACGACCACACCGTGCTCACTCAGGAGATGAGCCTCGAGGAGGCGCGCGCACTCGGCGCGATGAGCCTGTTCGGCGAGAAGTACGGCGACCGGGTGCGCGTCGTGGAGATCGACGGCGCCTGGTCCCGCGAGCTGTGCGGCGGCACCCACGTGGGCCGCACCGCGCAGATCGGCTCGCTGACCCTGCTCGGCGAGCAGTCCGTGGGCTCGGGCAACCGGCGCGTCGAGGCCCTCGTCGGCCTGGACTCGTTCCGCCACCTCGCCGCAGAGCGCACCCTGGTCTCCGAGCTGTCCGAGATGTTCAAGGCTCCCGCCGAGGAGCTCAAGGACCGCATCGCCGCCAGCATGGACCGCCTCAAGGCGGCGGAGAAGCAGATCGCCGAGCTGCAGGCGAAGGCGCTGCAGGCCCAGGCGGGCGCGCTGGCCGCCCAGGCGCAGGACGTCACCACCGCCTCGGGCGCCTCCGTGCGCGTCCTGGCCCACCACGCCGGCAATGTGGCCGGGGACCAGCTGCGTTCCCTCGCGCTGGACCTGCGCTCGCGCATCGAGTCGGCCGGCGGCAACGCGGTCGGCACCCCGGTGCTCGTCGCCCTCACGGGCGAGGCCAAGGGCCGTCCGCTCGTCGTCGTCGCCACCAACGAGGCCGCCCGCGCGGCGGGCCTCAAGGCCGGCGCCATGGTCAAGACGGCCACGGGCGTGCTCGGCGGCGGGGGCGGCGGCAAGGACGACGTCGCCCAGGGCGGCGGCCAGGACGTCACGCGCGTCGGGGATGCCCTCGACGCCGTCGTTGCCGCGGTGCGCGCGGCCTGA
- the ruvX gene encoding Holliday junction resolvase RuvX — MPSTPSLPRCARPEADVSAGQDGAATATDAVRRGRTLGVDVGRARVGLATADPDGLIATPVATLARDARRGRDVGELVAHALELDVVAVYVGLPVNLRGEHTPSTQDALDYARSVARALADAGHAVPVRLVDERLSTVSAQAGLRAAGRTVKDSRGVIDQAAAVAILQAAVDEQRRTGRWAGQDPEEIA, encoded by the coding sequence ATGCCCTCGACGCCGTCGTTGCCGCGGTGCGCGCGGCCTGAGGCGGACGTGAGCGCAGGTCAGGACGGGGCCGCCACGGCGACCGACGCCGTGCGCCGGGGCCGCACCCTCGGCGTCGACGTCGGCCGGGCCCGTGTGGGCCTGGCCACGGCGGACCCGGACGGGCTGATCGCCACCCCGGTGGCCACCCTGGCCCGGGACGCCCGGCGCGGGCGCGACGTCGGCGAGCTCGTGGCGCACGCGCTCGAGCTGGACGTCGTGGCGGTCTACGTCGGGCTGCCGGTGAACCTGCGCGGGGAGCACACGCCCTCCACGCAGGACGCCCTGGACTACGCCCGCTCCGTGGCCCGCGCCCTCGCGGACGCGGGCCACGCCGTCCCGGTGCGGCTCGTGGACGAGCGCCTGAGCACCGTCTCGGCCCAGGCCGGGCTGCGCGCGGCGGGGCGCACCGTCAAGGACAGCCGCGGCGTCATCGACCAGGCGGCGGCCGTCGCCATCCTGCAGGCCGCCGTGGACGAGCAGCGCCGCACCGGCCGGTGGGCGGGGCAGGACCCGGAGGAGATTGCGTGA